CCCTCCAGGCTAAAGCCTACTGGTCATTATCCTTTGTACTCCGTGAAAAACTGGGCTTAACCGGCACTAAAATCGGCTGCAACCGAGGCTCATGCGGTGCCTGTACCGTAATTATCGATGGCAAAGCTATCGTCTCTTGCCTGGTACTGGCCGTGGAAGCTACCGGAAAGCATATTACCACCATTGAGGGTATTTCAGACAGTATAAACCTGCACCCGGTACAGCAGGCTTTTGTTAATAACAATGCCGCCCAGTGCGGCTATTGCACGCCCGGGTTTATTATGTCGGCCAAGGCACTTCTTGATAATAACCCGGCTCCCTCCATGGATGAAGTGAGAGAAGTGCTTTCGGGCCATCTGTGTATCTGTGGGCATACCAAGAAAATCGTCGATGCCGTGCTTCGCCATACACAAAAACGGCTTAAGGAAATGAATGAACTGTCAGTAATAGGAAACCCGGGAAACCTTGACAAGCAAATAGTGGATATTGTAACCGGCAAGCTAGATTATGCCGCTGATAATTTGCCGGGCAAGAAATTGTTTGTGCGTGTTGCCGGGGCTAAGTATGCCCATGCAAGGGTTAAAAGCATCGACACTTCTAAAGCCGTGGCTTTAGAGGGCGTAGAAGCCATATGCACTTACGAGGACTGTCCGGTATTTTCAGATACTATTCTTTACTATGGACAGGAAGTGGCAGCTATTGCTGCTGTTGATGAAGACACTGCCGTCCGCGCAATTGAACTGATTGAAGTCGAATATGAAGTTTTAACAGCTGTTTTAGACCCGGATGAGGCTATGAAACCAGGGGCGCCGCTGGTAGGCACCTTCCCTGATCGGAACTGTTATCCCAGGGAAGAAAGCCGGGGAAATATTGAGAAAGGTTTTGCCGAGGCAGATATAATTATCAATCGGACCCTGGGCTGGACCAATTATTTTCAGCATGGCACACTGGAAACCTGCACTGCCGTAGCCAGTTGGACCGGGGATCACCTCTACATCTGGACCGGTTCTCAGAATCCATTCAACCAGCGGTCACTAATTGCTTCTGCATTCAAGATGCCCCTTGCCAAGGTTCACCTTGTTTCTCACGGTACCGGCGGGGGCCATGGCGATAAGCATGATAGGGACTGGTCTATTGTGGCTGCGGTGCTGGCAAAAAAAGCCGGTTGCCCGGTACAGTTTGCCCTTAGCCGGGCTGAAAACTTCATCAACCGCACCCACCAATTTCCGGTAAAGGCCACCATTAAAATGGGCGCAAAAAGCGATGGCACTCTCACTGCCATTGACTCAACCTTCTATGGTGATGCATGCTCAAACGGATGGCCGCTGGTTGTTGAAGCCAACGACGTCTTGAAATTTACCTATAAGTGCCCTAACGGCAGTTTCAAAAACTGGACGGTGGCAACAAACAAGCCTAGAATCGGCTACTGGCGCTGTATATCCCATCCGCAGGCTACTTATTTAGCAGAAATTGTAATTGACATGCTGGCTGAAAAAGTGGGCTTAAACCCCCTTGAATTCAGGCTAAAAAATATCGTTACTCCAGATACTCCCGACCAGGATACTGGCTTGCCGCTTGCCAGTAATGGCATCAGGGATATTTTAGTACAAATCTCAGAAGCCGTTGATTGGAACCGGAATTGGCATAAGCCTGGAGCACGCATCCTTCCTGATGGAAAGCTTCACGGCATTGGAATATGCGCTCACATAGACCCTCATGGTACAATGGCACGCCCGGTGGGGGCTACTGTAAATATAAACAGGGATGGTACTGCACTTATCCTCGACGGGATAAGTCGTGCCAGCGGAGGCACTAATTCGGCACACTGCCATATAGTTGCCGAAACTCTGGGGGTTAGATATGAGGATGTCATGGTAGGTGAGTGGGGCAATACCGATGTTTGCGCCGATGGTGGTTTTCAGGGAGGTAGCACCAGGACCATTACCGGCGGTGCCGCCTTCCACATGGCGGCACTGGATGCCAGAAACCAGCTGTTTGAAGTGGCATCAACCATGCTAAATGTCCCGACTGATGAAATCGAAGCCAAAGATGGCAGAATATATGAAAAAGCTAACCCTGCTAACTTTAGGAGCCATGCTCAAGTTGCAACCCGGGCACCGCCCCCCATTGTAGGCCGTGGTTATACGTGGGAAAAGGTTCTGCAAAGGCCCATTCACGGTTTCCCGAAAGGCAGCCCATGCGAAGTGAGAGGTGTTTCTGGTGCTGCTGCTGAAGTGGCTGTTGACCCGGAAACCGGAGAGGTAGAAATACTTAAACTTATTAATGCAGTTGATACCGGCAAAGCTATTTTCTGGAAAGGTTGCGAAGGCCAGATAGAAGGCGGTATTGAGCTTATGATTGGCCAGGCTTTATTCTACGAGCAAATACTTGACCAAGGGACCGGGGCCACATTAAATGCCGGTTATATTGACCATAAGTGGCCGACTACTCTTGACCTTAACTCCGACAGGCACGAAGCAATTATTATCGAAAGCGATGACGCCTGCGGCCCCTATGGATGCAAGGGGATTGGGGAACCCAGCGTTTCAAACTATGGAGCTATCGCCAATGCCGTATATAACGCTACCGGCAGATGGATAGGAAACCCTCCGATAACTCCAGCAAAGATACTTCAGGCTCTCAGCGATAGCACTTGATCTGGAAGACCATGTTATACAAGCGTCGGTATTAGTCCCATCTGGCAGACATTGATACAAAATGCACAATACACAACTTTCGAAACAACAGGAAGTTCACCCAGAAATCGCACTGGTTTTCCCCCCGCTGGTGGAAACCAATTTTGGAAGCTATTACCCTTCAACCGCCGTGCTGGCCGGATATCTTTCGGCAGCGGGTATTGGCTCAGTCCAGGCTGATTTTAATGAAGATTTCGCTGTTCACCTCCTGAACCCTGAAAACCTGGAACGCATGGGAAAAGGGGATTTTGGGGAGGGCATCAGCTTACCTCCGGAATCCATGCCGGCAGTTTCTGCGCGTATGCTTGCGCGTTATAACCACCTGTTATTTGACGACCAGGGCAGGCACCGATTCCGCGAAGATTCTTCTGAAGCGGCTTATCTGCTAAATATACTTGTAAAGCCTTACAGGCTGGACATGGCACTAGGCGATATGACCCAAACCGGTTTAAGCCAAACACCTGGAGCGCGGATATTCAGGGAATTTTATAAGCAAATTAAATTCATACATGCCTTGCCGGCAAGTGTCCATACTGTAGGCATAGTTGTTCCTGTTGGTCCTCAACTGGGGCCGGCTCTCATCCTGGGGAGTTATTTAAAAGAGATTATCCCTCAACTGGCCGTTATCTTGGGAGGCCCAACCATGAGCCTGATGGCTCCAGGCGGTATTGAAAGAATAATTTCCAGTAACCCGGCAATTGACGCCATAGTCAGTTCAGACGGTGAATATCCCTTAAAATCGCTGGTTGAACAGAAGAGAGCCGGAATCTGGGAGCCGGAAAAAGTCCCGGGAGTTTCCTGCCGGGCGGGAGCAACAGTTGTTCACCAACCCCCGACATCCGGGCCTGATCTTGATTCCCTTCCCTTTGCTAAATACGATTCCAGCTTGCTGGCTCGCCTGTCAAAACCGGAAATTGGTATTGTGCAGGCGCGGGGCTGCTACTGGGGCAAATGCGCGTATTGCGATTATATTGAGATTTACAGAGGTAACCCTGCCTTTAGAACGCGTAAACCTGATAATTTTATCGATGAAATGGAATATCAGCTTAATAAGCACAGCGTAAACCGGTTCTCGGTAATAACAGAAGCCATTCCTCCGGCTTTTGCGGAGAAGATCAGCAGGATAATCCTGCAAAGGAAGTTAGGTGTAATCTGGCAAAGTTTTGCCGTTGCTGACAAGCATTTCACTTCGGAAACGCTCAATCTAGTGGCAAAGGCAGGCTGTGAATTCCTGGCAGTCGGCTTGGAAACCATGACGAGCCGAGTTTTATCTTTAATGCATAAAGCAGCTACCGGCGAGGAAAATATTAATTTCTTGCGTGCGGCTAAAAAAGCCGGGCTCAAAATAAAAATAAACCTGATACCCGATTTGCCGACCACTACCTACCGGGAAGCAATGGACTCGCTGGCGATAGTCCGGGAACTCCATGATTGTTTTAGCTATATTTCTTATTTTCCGTTCGAGGTAACACTCTCTTCACTCGTTGGTCGCCAGCCTGAATTTTTTGGGCTTCAGAGGGTGCGCTCCTCCACAGAAACCGGTCAGGCTCAATTTCGCATTAACCACCTCGAGGTAATTGACCCGGCAATGACAGGGGATGAAAAGGGAAAAGTGCTAGCCGCATACAAGGATTTTGCAGCCTGTTTCAACAACACGGCAGTTGAAAAGGAACCTGAAAATACTACAAACAGCAATATATCGCTAGAAAGTGCCCTGTTTGTACTTGCAGATGAAAACCTTGACCTCATTGAGACAGAAAAAGGCATCCAGTGTTATAACTGGACTACAAGGACACGTTTCCAGATACCAGCTGAATGGTTACCAGTAATTGAAAAAATGCGCGCTTGCCAACCCTTCAGGTGGGAGGATTTTTCCAGATGGTTCTCCTCTACTGCTTCAGCCGAATTTTATTTTGACAAGCTGCTTGAGAAGGGAATCCTAACAATATACGAGCCATTGAAAAAATCATAAAAGACGAGATTGTAGAACAGTATAAGAGCATCGGATAGTTACCGCTATGCCCGAATAAAACCGGCCTCCTTGGGGCTTATTGACATCATTATCTTGTTGATATACTCTATAAGGCGCATATAAGCATATTATACACACGGAGCGAGGAGAATATGCCTGAAAAAGAAACCCGAACAAAGGCTGATGGTATTGGGGTTCCCAAGTTTTCCAGGCGGCAGTTTCTGCAACGTTTGGGAATAACCACTGGTGGTGCTTTTGTGGCAACTCTTTCTCTTGTCTCAGCCTGCAAGCGCGCTGAACCAACTACCGGAACCACCTCGAATACAGGTACTAACACCGCGCCTACTTTTTCATATACGGTACCCGCTGCCCCACCTCCGCTTGTTCCGGTACCCGGGCTCAGTAATTGTACGGTTGCCACAGATCGTCTTTATACCAACTATCATGTATGGGTCAAGCTGGTATCCACCGGTGTTGTGGTGCTGGGGATTACCAGCCCGATGGTCAAGATTCTTGGTGAGCCTCACGCAATGACTCTGCCTGATGTTGGCCTCAAACTTGCTAAGGACGACTCTTTCTCATCCATCGAAGGATACAAAATGGCCACTGATATCTTTACCCCCGTGAGCGGTGCAATCGTCCAGATCAACGATAGCTTGAGGGATTGGCTTCGCGGCGGCAATATACAGCCGATAGAGTATCACCCTTATACCCACGGGTGGATAATAGCTATTCAGCTGAGTAAACCCGACGAACTTAAAGATCTCCTGGACTCCAAAGGGTATCTGGCTCTTCTGAGTAAGAGCACTTAACCGTTCCCCCACTTAGGGACGTCGGGGCATACGGTGATCTGCATATATTCTGAGACTCGCAAATCTGCCCTGCCCACAGTGTTTACCCAATCTGCTTAATAGCCTGAAAATAACGCGTTCGGGTCAGGTCCGAATGGCGGATTACCGTGGATGAGATACTCAAGGACGGCTTGCCAAGAGTGCACTATAGCACAGGGATACCAGTGTTTGTTATCTGCCGGAATGGGAGCGGATAATAGCCCTTACTTCAGGGTCGTTTAAAGCTTCTTGTTTTATACCTTCGAGGCCGGCAAACTGGTTCAGATAGGAGTAGCTTTCTTCCAGAATGTGGTAAACGGCTACTGGCGCATACAGAGTAACCGGGTGATTAAGACTTTTATAGTAAAAGGAAGTATCGTTTACCGCGTCGTCGATTTGTGTTAGCGTAAATTCCGGCTTTAAAGCCGGAGCTTCATCTTCTACCGGCTGGCACAGCTCAGGAGGAGAAGTAGCGAAGAAGCCGGCGCAATTAGCCGGGCGGGTTTCATAAATAGTACACAGATTATTCTCCAGAAACGGGCAACAGATTTTTTGGCGGTTGTGGCGCTTGATGGATTCATCAAACGCCTCTTCTTTGGGTTTACTGGAGCCATACTTCAGCATATCGGTAAAGCGCTGTTGGCATTCCTTAAACTGGTCCCCCTTTTCCCTGACGGATTCACGCCAGCTGGGATACAGGGCAACAAAGCTTTCAAGCAGTGCCTCGTTGTGCTGCAGGTAGTAGGCGATGGCTTCGCATTCCTGCAGGGTTGCCC
This portion of the Dehalococcoidia bacterium genome encodes:
- a CDS encoding radical SAM protein gives rise to the protein MHNTQLSKQQEVHPEIALVFPPLVETNFGSYYPSTAVLAGYLSAAGIGSVQADFNEDFAVHLLNPENLERMGKGDFGEGISLPPESMPAVSARMLARYNHLLFDDQGRHRFREDSSEAAYLLNILVKPYRLDMALGDMTQTGLSQTPGARIFREFYKQIKFIHALPASVHTVGIVVPVGPQLGPALILGSYLKEIIPQLAVILGGPTMSLMAPGGIERIISSNPAIDAIVSSDGEYPLKSLVEQKRAGIWEPEKVPGVSCRAGATVVHQPPTSGPDLDSLPFAKYDSSLLARLSKPEIGIVQARGCYWGKCAYCDYIEIYRGNPAFRTRKPDNFIDEMEYQLNKHSVNRFSVITEAIPPAFAEKISRIILQRKLGVIWQSFAVADKHFTSETLNLVAKAGCEFLAVGLETMTSRVLSLMHKAATGEENINFLRAAKKAGLKIKINLIPDLPTTTYREAMDSLAIVRELHDCFSYISYFPFEVTLSSLVGRQPEFFGLQRVRSSTETGQAQFRINHLEVIDPAMTGDEKGKVLAAYKDFAACFNNTAVEKEPENTTNSNISLESALFVLADENLDLIETEKGIQCYNWTTRTRFQIPAEWLPVIEKMRACQPFRWEDFSRWFSSTASAEFYFDKLLEKGILTIYEPLKKS
- a CDS encoding glycine cleavage system protein H; the encoded protein is MPEKETRTKADGIGVPKFSRRQFLQRLGITTGGAFVATLSLVSACKRAEPTTGTTSNTGTNTAPTFSYTVPAAPPPLVPVPGLSNCTVATDRLYTNYHVWVKLVSTGVVVLGITSPMVKILGEPHAMTLPDVGLKLAKDDSFSSIEGYKMATDIFTPVSGAIVQINDSLRDWLRGGNIQPIEYHPYTHGWIIAIQLSKPDELKDLLDSKGYLALLSKST